The Phoenix dactylifera cultivar Barhee BC4 chromosome 17, palm_55x_up_171113_PBpolish2nd_filt_p, whole genome shotgun sequence genome contains a region encoding:
- the LOC103708213 gene encoding tetratricopeptide repeat domain-containing protein PYG7, chloroplastic isoform X2: MASLSLPWRPLSQAVAIPKSSYRIRTRSFPLRSSRLVSTPRSPRELFFLNFVRKMLDGEAETRSLISKSQERVFKFVRFNKDMKTDKHVFWLCTLSCGITSWLSFAQVVQSSEGARINIVYEIGELFELGIQLFYLLILLGLLGVGTFFVIRQVLVRRELDLSAKELQEQVRSGDATATEYFELGAVMLRRKFYPAAAKYLQQAIEKWDRDDQDLAQVYNALGVSYVRENKLDKGIAQFEKAVKLQPGYVTAWNNLGDAYEKKKDLRSALKAFEEVLLFDPNNKIARPRRDALRDRVKLYKGVPLKSEDR, translated from the exons ATGGCCTCTCTGTCTCTCCCTTGGAGGCCTCTATCCCAAGCGGTAGCCATCCCTAAGAGCTCCTATCGGATCAGAACGCGAAGCTTTCCGCTTCGCTCTTCTCGTCTGGTTTCTACTCCAAGATCTCCCAGAGAACTCTTCTTCTTGAACTTTGTAAGAAAG ATGTTGGATGGGGAAGCAGAAACGAGGAGCTTAATCTCAAAGAGCCAAGAAA GGGTTTTCAAGTTCGTACGGTTTAATAAGGATATGAAAACTGATAAACATGTATTCTGGTTGTGCACGCTTTCATGTGGAATAACATCATGGTTGAGTTTTGCTCAAGTCGTGCAATCAAGTGAGGGAGCAAGAATAAACATAGTTTATGAGATCGGGGAGCTCTTTGAGTTGGGAATACagctgttttatttgctcatattATTGGGTCTGCTAGGAGTTGGGACCTTTTTTGTCATTCGTCAAGTTCTTGTTCGTCGAGAGCTTGACCTTTCTGCTAAAGAATTGCAG GAGCAAGTTCGAAGTGGTGATGCAACTGCAACTGAGTATTTTGAGCTTGGTGCAGTTATGCTCAGAAGAAAATTCTACCCAGCAGCTGCCAAATATTTGCAGCAAGCAATTGAGAAATGGGACAGAGATGATCAGGATCTTGCACAG GTATATAATGCTCTTGGAGTTAGCTATGTCCGAGAAAACAAACTTGACAAGGGAATTGCACAATTTGAGAAAGCAGTGAAGCTTCAGCCAGGCTATGTGACTGCTTGGAATAACTTGGGTGATGCatatgagaagaaaaaagacTTAAGATCTGCTTTAAAAGCATTCGAGGAGGTGCTTCTTTTTGATCCAAATAATAAGATAGCGCGGCCACGGCGAGATGCTTTGAGAGATCGTGTCAAATTGTACAAAGGAGTCCCTCTTAAATCAGAGGACCGCTGA
- the LOC103708213 gene encoding tetratricopeptide repeat domain-containing protein PYG7, chloroplastic isoform X1, producing the protein MASLSLPWRPLSQAVAIPKSSYRIRTRSFPLRSSRLVSTPRSPRELFFLNFVRKRRLPLLGSRVPNLEEKSVLGLEVIQMLDGEAETRSLISKSQERVFKFVRFNKDMKTDKHVFWLCTLSCGITSWLSFAQVVQSSEGARINIVYEIGELFELGIQLFYLLILLGLLGVGTFFVIRQVLVRRELDLSAKELQEQVRSGDATATEYFELGAVMLRRKFYPAAAKYLQQAIEKWDRDDQDLAQVYNALGVSYVRENKLDKGIAQFEKAVKLQPGYVTAWNNLGDAYEKKKDLRSALKAFEEVLLFDPNNKIARPRRDALRDRVKLYKGVPLKSEDR; encoded by the exons ATGGCCTCTCTGTCTCTCCCTTGGAGGCCTCTATCCCAAGCGGTAGCCATCCCTAAGAGCTCCTATCGGATCAGAACGCGAAGCTTTCCGCTTCGCTCTTCTCGTCTGGTTTCTACTCCAAGATCTCCCAGAGAACTCTTCTTCTTGAACTTTGTAAGAAAG AGGAGGCTGCCATTGCTAGGAAGCAGGGTACCGAATTTGGAGGAAAAATCAGTTCTTGGTCTGGAGGTCATCCAG ATGTTGGATGGGGAAGCAGAAACGAGGAGCTTAATCTCAAAGAGCCAAGAAA GGGTTTTCAAGTTCGTACGGTTTAATAAGGATATGAAAACTGATAAACATGTATTCTGGTTGTGCACGCTTTCATGTGGAATAACATCATGGTTGAGTTTTGCTCAAGTCGTGCAATCAAGTGAGGGAGCAAGAATAAACATAGTTTATGAGATCGGGGAGCTCTTTGAGTTGGGAATACagctgttttatttgctcatattATTGGGTCTGCTAGGAGTTGGGACCTTTTTTGTCATTCGTCAAGTTCTTGTTCGTCGAGAGCTTGACCTTTCTGCTAAAGAATTGCAG GAGCAAGTTCGAAGTGGTGATGCAACTGCAACTGAGTATTTTGAGCTTGGTGCAGTTATGCTCAGAAGAAAATTCTACCCAGCAGCTGCCAAATATTTGCAGCAAGCAATTGAGAAATGGGACAGAGATGATCAGGATCTTGCACAG GTATATAATGCTCTTGGAGTTAGCTATGTCCGAGAAAACAAACTTGACAAGGGAATTGCACAATTTGAGAAAGCAGTGAAGCTTCAGCCAGGCTATGTGACTGCTTGGAATAACTTGGGTGATGCatatgagaagaaaaaagacTTAAGATCTGCTTTAAAAGCATTCGAGGAGGTGCTTCTTTTTGATCCAAATAATAAGATAGCGCGGCCACGGCGAGATGCTTTGAGAGATCGTGTCAAATTGTACAAAGGAGTCCCTCTTAAATCAGAGGACCGCTGA
- the LOC103708213 gene encoding tetratricopeptide repeat domain-containing protein PYG7, chloroplastic isoform X3: MLDGEAETRSLISKSQERVFKFVRFNKDMKTDKHVFWLCTLSCGITSWLSFAQVVQSSEGARINIVYEIGELFELGIQLFYLLILLGLLGVGTFFVIRQVLVRRELDLSAKELQEQVRSGDATATEYFELGAVMLRRKFYPAAAKYLQQAIEKWDRDDQDLAQVYNALGVSYVRENKLDKGIAQFEKAVKLQPGYVTAWNNLGDAYEKKKDLRSALKAFEEVLLFDPNNKIARPRRDALRDRVKLYKGVPLKSEDR; the protein is encoded by the exons ATGTTGGATGGGGAAGCAGAAACGAGGAGCTTAATCTCAAAGAGCCAAGAAA GGGTTTTCAAGTTCGTACGGTTTAATAAGGATATGAAAACTGATAAACATGTATTCTGGTTGTGCACGCTTTCATGTGGAATAACATCATGGTTGAGTTTTGCTCAAGTCGTGCAATCAAGTGAGGGAGCAAGAATAAACATAGTTTATGAGATCGGGGAGCTCTTTGAGTTGGGAATACagctgttttatttgctcatattATTGGGTCTGCTAGGAGTTGGGACCTTTTTTGTCATTCGTCAAGTTCTTGTTCGTCGAGAGCTTGACCTTTCTGCTAAAGAATTGCAG GAGCAAGTTCGAAGTGGTGATGCAACTGCAACTGAGTATTTTGAGCTTGGTGCAGTTATGCTCAGAAGAAAATTCTACCCAGCAGCTGCCAAATATTTGCAGCAAGCAATTGAGAAATGGGACAGAGATGATCAGGATCTTGCACAG GTATATAATGCTCTTGGAGTTAGCTATGTCCGAGAAAACAAACTTGACAAGGGAATTGCACAATTTGAGAAAGCAGTGAAGCTTCAGCCAGGCTATGTGACTGCTTGGAATAACTTGGGTGATGCatatgagaagaaaaaagacTTAAGATCTGCTTTAAAAGCATTCGAGGAGGTGCTTCTTTTTGATCCAAATAATAAGATAGCGCGGCCACGGCGAGATGCTTTGAGAGATCGTGTCAAATTGTACAAAGGAGTCCCTCTTAAATCAGAGGACCGCTGA
- the LOC103708213 gene encoding tetratricopeptide repeat domain-containing protein PYG7, chloroplastic isoform X4 translates to MKTDKHVFWLCTLSCGITSWLSFAQVVQSSEGARINIVYEIGELFELGIQLFYLLILLGLLGVGTFFVIRQVLVRRELDLSAKELQEQVRSGDATATEYFELGAVMLRRKFYPAAAKYLQQAIEKWDRDDQDLAQVYNALGVSYVRENKLDKGIAQFEKAVKLQPGYVTAWNNLGDAYEKKKDLRSALKAFEEVLLFDPNNKIARPRRDALRDRVKLYKGVPLKSEDR, encoded by the exons ATGAAAACTGATAAACATGTATTCTGGTTGTGCACGCTTTCATGTGGAATAACATCATGGTTGAGTTTTGCTCAAGTCGTGCAATCAAGTGAGGGAGCAAGAATAAACATAGTTTATGAGATCGGGGAGCTCTTTGAGTTGGGAATACagctgttttatttgctcatattATTGGGTCTGCTAGGAGTTGGGACCTTTTTTGTCATTCGTCAAGTTCTTGTTCGTCGAGAGCTTGACCTTTCTGCTAAAGAATTGCAG GAGCAAGTTCGAAGTGGTGATGCAACTGCAACTGAGTATTTTGAGCTTGGTGCAGTTATGCTCAGAAGAAAATTCTACCCAGCAGCTGCCAAATATTTGCAGCAAGCAATTGAGAAATGGGACAGAGATGATCAGGATCTTGCACAG GTATATAATGCTCTTGGAGTTAGCTATGTCCGAGAAAACAAACTTGACAAGGGAATTGCACAATTTGAGAAAGCAGTGAAGCTTCAGCCAGGCTATGTGACTGCTTGGAATAACTTGGGTGATGCatatgagaagaaaaaagacTTAAGATCTGCTTTAAAAGCATTCGAGGAGGTGCTTCTTTTTGATCCAAATAATAAGATAGCGCGGCCACGGCGAGATGCTTTGAGAGATCGTGTCAAATTGTACAAAGGAGTCCCTCTTAAATCAGAGGACCGCTGA
- the LOC120104169 gene encoding uncharacterized protein LOC120104169, with product MGAIPDHDNAKNFLDAIGQRFVESDKAETGDLIDKFMNMKYDGVCGVREYIMKMLHISSKLEALKVPIAEHFLIYHILNSLPSQFNQLKVAYNAQRDKWDLNDLIAVCAQEEYRIRRETVETVQLTHQPSQNKRSSHNRKGKFHKGNKPHYNQQNKGSDGQTSGGPKGIMKKNDKCKFCKKKDHWQKDCFKFKAWLEKKKISSGINKETEAK from the exons ATGGGTGCTATACCGGACCACGACAATGCTAAGAATTTTTTGGATGCTATAGGACAGCGATTTGTTGAGTCCGATAAGGCTGAGACTGGGGACCTAATAGATAAATTTATGAATATGAAATATGATGGTGTTTGTGGAGTTAGGGAGTACATCATGAAAATGCTGCACATAAGTTCTAAATTGGAAGCCCTCAAAGTTCCCATTGCAGAGCATTTTCTTATCTATCATATTCTTAATAGCCTTCCTAGCCAGTTTAATCAGCTTAAAGTTGCTTATAACGCCCAGCGTGATAAATGGGATTTGAATGATTTGATTGCTGTGTGTGCCCAAGAGGAGTATAGAATACGTCGTGAGACTGTTGAAACTGTGCAACTGACCCATCAGCCTTCTCAAAACAAGAGGTCTTCTCATAATCGTAAGGGCAAGTTCCATAAGGGCAACAAACCTCACTACAATCAGCAGAACAAAGGATCTGATGGGCAGACTTCTGGTGGTCCTAAAGGAATTATGAAAAAGAATGACAAATGTAAATTCTGTAAAAAGAAGGATCATTGGCAGAAGGATTGCTTTAAGTTTAAGGCTtggttggagaagaagaagatttcaTCAG GGATTAATAAGGAGACGGAGGCCAAGTGA